The Solibacillus sp. FSL W7-1464 genome contains a region encoding:
- a CDS encoding GntP family permease, which yields MDLIIILLALGLLMFAAFRGFSVIIVAPLCALLAVFLIEPANILPFFSGIYMEKMVSFIKNYFPVFLLGAIFGKVIEMSGIAESIAKTIVKLIGAKQTMLTIVLFGAILTYSGVSSFVAVFAIYPFAVQLFRQADIPKRLMPATIALGAFTFTMDALPGSPQIQNVIPTTFFGTNIYAAPVLGIIGAIIILGTGLSYLEWRKRSAKKAGEGYAGLNGEIKENDDISETVEPSIDTNQSVFRKVLAFVPLILVAVMNNYLITAIPRWYPNGFDFAAIGLSDYSIDVAANASIWAIEIAVIVGIVSAFAYNFKRVIRQVKEGLNKTIGGALLAVMNTGSEYGFGGVIAVLPGFSTISSGISGTFTNPLVNGAVTTSVLAGVTGSASGGMGIALGAMGEQFNRAIAAANISPEVMHRVVAMASGGMDTLPHNGAVITLLAVTGLTHKQSYGDIFAITLIKTAAVFAVIALYTWFGIV from the coding sequence ATGGATTTAATTATTATTTTACTTGCGTTAGGGCTGTTAATGTTTGCGGCTTTTCGAGGGTTTTCGGTTATTATCGTTGCGCCGTTATGTGCGCTGTTAGCGGTATTTCTCATTGAGCCAGCCAATATATTACCGTTCTTTTCGGGAATTTATATGGAAAAGATGGTCAGCTTCATTAAAAATTATTTCCCCGTCTTTCTTCTAGGTGCGATTTTTGGTAAGGTCATTGAAATGTCCGGTATAGCAGAATCGATTGCCAAAACAATTGTAAAGCTGATCGGGGCAAAACAGACGATGTTAACAATCGTTTTATTTGGCGCAATTTTAACTTATAGCGGTGTCAGTTCGTTCGTCGCGGTATTTGCGATTTATCCTTTTGCTGTTCAATTATTCAGACAGGCAGATATTCCGAAACGACTCATGCCGGCTACAATTGCACTTGGGGCCTTTACATTTACAATGGATGCATTACCGGGAAGTCCTCAAATTCAAAATGTTATACCGACTACGTTTTTCGGGACCAATATTTACGCAGCACCCGTATTAGGAATTATCGGTGCAATCATTATATTGGGTACCGGGTTATCGTATTTGGAATGGCGGAAACGTTCGGCGAAAAAAGCTGGAGAAGGCTATGCCGGCTTGAATGGTGAAATCAAGGAAAATGATGATATCAGCGAGACGGTTGAACCTTCAATTGATACGAATCAGTCGGTTTTCCGAAAAGTTTTAGCATTTGTACCGCTAATTTTGGTTGCTGTAATGAACAATTACTTAATTACAGCAATTCCTAGGTGGTATCCGAATGGATTTGATTTTGCGGCAATCGGACTCTCTGACTATTCGATTGATGTGGCTGCAAATGCTTCAATTTGGGCAATTGAAATTGCAGTAATCGTCGGAATTGTATCGGCGTTCGCCTACAACTTCAAACGTGTTATTCGACAAGTGAAAGAAGGGTTGAATAAAACGATCGGCGGTGCATTACTGGCGGTGATGAACACTGGTTCCGAATATGGTTTCGGTGGAGTAATCGCTGTATTGCCCGGGTTTTCAACGATTAGCAGCGGAATTTCCGGGACGTTTACAAATCCACTTGTAAATGGTGCGGTAACTACCAGTGTGTTGGCGGGTGTCACAGGATCTGCTTCCGGCGGAATGGGAATTGCGTTAGGGGCAATGGGGGAGCAGTTCAACCGTGCGATTGCAGCTGCCAATATTTCACCGGAAGTGATGCACCGGGTTGTAGCAATGGCATCAGGCGGTATGGATACATTGCCGCATAATGGTGCGGTCATTACACTGCTGGCTGTCACAGGATTAACACATAAACAATCATATGGCGACATTTTTGCGATTACGCTGATTAAAACAGCAGCTGTATTTGCCGTCATTGCATTATATACATGGTTTGGAATTGTTTAA
- a CDS encoding NCS2 family permease, translating to MFQLKENGTTVKRELFAGLTTFLTMAYVIIVNPIILSGAGVPVDQVFMATIIAAVIGTGWMAFCANYPIAVAPGMGLNAYFTYTVVLASNGEITYTTAFSAVFIAGILFIIISLTPFREKLITAIPENLKLAITAGIGLFIAFIGLRMSGIVVADESNLVKFGDISEPAPLLTFIGLFITVALMARKVNGAIFIGMIVTAIIAMFTGQLSIDKVVALPHLPEGLIVYNPITAISEVIEYGLYGVIFSFILVTLFDTTGTLIGVSKQAGLLKDGKLPRARKALVSDSLATTAGAMFGTSPSTAYLESGSGVAVGGRTGLTALTVAVLFIIASFFGPLVGSLSGVAAITSPALIIVGSLMIGVVKNMKWDEIEESFPAFLVILSMPLTSSISTGIALGFISYPLIMLVKGRGREVHPLVYIFAVLFILQLIYLPH from the coding sequence ATGTTTCAGTTAAAAGAAAATGGGACGACAGTTAAGCGTGAATTATTTGCCGGTTTAACAACATTTTTAACGATGGCTTATGTCATTATTGTTAACCCGATTATTTTATCAGGTGCTGGGGTTCCGGTTGATCAAGTATTTATGGCTACAATTATTGCAGCAGTTATCGGTACAGGCTGGATGGCGTTTTGTGCGAACTATCCGATTGCCGTTGCACCGGGTATGGGGTTAAACGCGTATTTCACTTATACGGTTGTATTAGCTTCAAATGGAGAAATTACGTATACTACTGCCTTTTCAGCAGTGTTTATTGCAGGTATTTTATTTATTATTATTAGTTTAACGCCATTCCGTGAAAAGCTCATTACCGCCATTCCGGAAAACCTGAAATTGGCGATTACTGCGGGGATCGGATTATTTATCGCGTTCATCGGGCTTCGTATGTCCGGAATCGTCGTAGCGGATGAATCCAATTTAGTGAAGTTTGGTGATATTTCAGAGCCGGCACCGTTATTGACATTTATCGGGCTGTTCATTACAGTCGCATTAATGGCACGTAAAGTGAATGGGGCAATTTTTATCGGGATGATCGTGACGGCCATCATTGCGATGTTCACAGGACAGCTTTCAATCGATAAAGTAGTGGCGCTTCCGCATTTACCGGAAGGCTTGATTGTATACAATCCAATCACTGCGATTTCTGAAGTGATTGAATACGGTTTATATGGAGTTATTTTTTCATTTATTTTAGTTACATTATTTGATACGACAGGGACGTTAATTGGTGTATCAAAGCAGGCAGGATTATTGAAGGACGGAAAACTGCCGCGTGCACGTAAGGCACTTGTTTCCGATTCACTTGCGACAACTGCGGGTGCGATGTTCGGGACAAGCCCATCTACAGCCTATTTGGAATCAGGTTCTGGTGTTGCAGTAGGTGGCCGTACAGGTTTAACAGCATTAACTGTTGCTGTACTGTTCATTATTGCTTCATTTTTCGGACCGCTTGTCGGGTCATTATCAGGTGTGGCTGCCATTACTTCGCCTGCATTAATTATCGTTGGTAGTTTAATGATCGGTGTCGTTAAAAATATGAAGTGGGATGAAATTGAAGAGTCGTTCCCGGCGTTTTTAGTAATTTTATCAATGCCTCTAACATCAAGTATATCTACAGGGATCGCACTCGGTTTTATCAGCTATCCATTAATTATGCTAGTAAAAGGTCGTGGACGCGAAGTACATCCTCTTGTTTATATTTTTGCCGTTCTGTTTATTTTACAGTTAATCTATTTACCACATTAA
- the accC gene encoding acetyl-CoA carboxylase biotin carboxylase subunit: MKKVLIANRGEIAVRIIRACKELGIQTVAVYSEADADALHVKLADEAYCIGPKLSKDSYLSFPAVLGVAQKTGADGIHPGYGFLAENAAFAEACENAGIKFIGPSSDAIKIMGIKDVARDTMEAANVPLVPGTGIVPSIETGKEWAAKIGYPVIIKATAGGGGKGIRVARTEEDLVKGIEITQKEAAAAFGNPGVYLEKFIEYFRHCEIQVLADSHGNVVHLGERDCTVQRRMQKLVEEAPSPALSEERRAEMGEAAVKAAKACNYEGAGTIEFIYDYQEDRFYFMEMNTRIQVEHPVTEMITGVDLVQQQLKIASGQELPFKQEDIKINGWAIECRINAENAYKNFMPSAGTVDTYVVPGGYGVRIDSAVYAGYTIPPYYDSMVAKLIVHADTREEAIAKMNRALSEFEVAGPGINTTIPFHQALMNNDVFKSAKFNTKFLEENDILGVNVKA; encoded by the coding sequence ATGAAAAAAGTATTAATCGCAAACCGAGGCGAAATTGCAGTACGTATTATTCGTGCATGTAAAGAGCTAGGTATTCAAACGGTCGCAGTATATTCTGAAGCAGATGCGGATGCATTGCATGTAAAGCTTGCGGATGAAGCATACTGTATCGGACCAAAGTTATCGAAAGATTCGTATTTAAGTTTCCCGGCAGTTTTAGGGGTAGCACAAAAAACAGGTGCTGACGGGATCCACCCAGGATATGGTTTCTTGGCGGAAAACGCAGCATTTGCTGAAGCTTGTGAAAACGCGGGTATTAAATTTATCGGTCCTTCTTCGGATGCGATTAAAATCATGGGGATTAAAGACGTTGCACGTGACACTATGGAAGCGGCAAACGTACCGTTAGTTCCTGGTACAGGCATTGTACCGAGTATCGAAACAGGTAAAGAATGGGCTGCAAAAATCGGTTATCCGGTCATCATTAAAGCAACTGCTGGTGGTGGCGGTAAAGGGATCCGTGTTGCACGCACAGAAGAAGATCTTGTAAAAGGAATCGAAATTACTCAAAAAGAAGCAGCAGCGGCTTTCGGCAACCCTGGTGTTTACTTAGAGAAATTCATCGAGTATTTCCGTCACTGCGAGATCCAAGTATTAGCAGACAGCCATGGCAATGTTGTACACCTAGGCGAACGTGACTGTACGGTTCAACGCCGTATGCAAAAGCTTGTAGAAGAAGCGCCGTCTCCGGCATTATCTGAAGAGCGTCGTGCAGAAATGGGCGAAGCCGCTGTAAAAGCAGCAAAAGCTTGTAACTATGAAGGTGCGGGTACAATCGAGTTCATCTACGATTACCAGGAAGATCGTTTCTACTTCATGGAAATGAACACACGTATCCAAGTTGAGCACCCTGTAACAGAAATGATCACAGGTGTCGACTTAGTACAACAACAGTTAAAAATCGCTTCTGGCCAAGAACTGCCGTTCAAGCAAGAAGATATCAAAATTAACGGCTGGGCAATTGAATGCCGTATTAACGCCGAAAATGCATACAAAAACTTCATGCCTTCAGCAGGTACGGTAGATACGTATGTAGTACCAGGCGGTTATGGTGTCCGTATCGATTCTGCAGTTTATGCAGGTTATACGATCCCGCCATACTACGATTCAATGGTTGCAAAACTGATCGTTCATGCAGACACTCGTGAAGAAGCAATCGCGAAAATGAACCGCGCGTTATCGGAATTTGAAGTAGCCGGACCTGGAATTAACACAACCATTCCATTCCACCAGGCTTTAATGAACAACGACGTATTCAAATCAGCGAAATTCAACACGAAGTTCCTAGAAGAGAATGATATTTTAGGCGTGAATGTGAAAGCTTAA
- the accB gene encoding acetyl-CoA carboxylase biotin carboxyl carrier protein, producing MFKVQEIREIIKLVDASSIDEFVYEADGAKVKLKKNNGVTEVAAPKKVQEAAPVAAAVAAPAPVQVEAPAPAPKAAAPATPVENTADLHKITSPMVGTFYQSPNPESPAYVKVGDKVGEESIVCIVEAMKLFNEIEAEIKGEIVEILVQDGQLVEYGQPLFLVKAE from the coding sequence ATGTTCAAAGTTCAAGAAATCCGAGAAATTATTAAATTAGTAGATGCTTCATCAATCGACGAGTTTGTATATGAAGCGGACGGCGCAAAGGTTAAACTAAAGAAAAACAACGGTGTTACAGAAGTAGCGGCTCCTAAAAAAGTACAAGAAGCAGCACCGGTTGCAGCAGCAGTTGCAGCACCTGCTCCAGTACAAGTGGAAGCGCCAGCACCAGCTCCTAAAGCAGCAGCACCAGCAACACCAGTAGAAAACACGGCTGATTTACATAAAATCACGTCTCCAATGGTTGGAACATTCTATCAGTCTCCAAACCCGGAATCACCAGCTTATGTAAAAGTAGGCGACAAAGTAGGCGAAGAGTCAATCGTATGTATCGTAGAAGCGATGAAATTATTCAATGAAATCGAAGCTGAAATTAAAGGTGAAATCGTAGAAATCTTAGTTCAAGATGGCCAATTAGTAGAATACGGTCAACCATTATTTTTAGTAAAAGCTGAATAA
- a CDS encoding SpoIIIAH-like family protein, giving the protein MKVKKRTVWFLTVVSLAAVISVFYIFEDNTPNILTIFSDETIDETDILGVNQNLTQPVNSESDLFQEVRLELANKRSQQKEQLTQKIAADEFTAEEKNEAFNEMDELIKLESSEAMLEMLIKSIGYSDALVRIEGDKVAVKVMSDEVSGKLADEILYVVRSEFKDYVNVSVEFEPFN; this is encoded by the coding sequence GTGAAAGTGAAAAAGCGAACAGTATGGTTCTTAACAGTAGTAAGTTTAGCTGCGGTAATTTCTGTATTTTATATTTTTGAAGATAATACGCCGAATATTTTAACGATTTTCTCTGATGAAACGATTGATGAAACAGACATTTTAGGGGTTAATCAAAACCTGACACAACCAGTTAACTCAGAAAGCGACCTGTTCCAGGAAGTACGTTTAGAGTTAGCAAACAAACGCAGCCAGCAAAAAGAACAGTTGACGCAAAAGATTGCTGCTGATGAATTTACAGCAGAAGAAAAGAATGAGGCATTCAACGAAATGGATGAACTGATTAAATTGGAATCTTCGGAAGCGATGCTGGAAATGCTGATCAAATCAATCGGCTATTCGGATGCCCTTGTCCGAATTGAAGGGGATAAAGTAGCTGTAAAAGTTATGTCAGATGAAGTTTCCGGGAAATTGGCAGATGAAATTTTATATGTTGTACGCTCAGAGTTTAAGGATTATGTAAATGTTAGCGTAGAATTCGAACCTTTTAATTAA
- a CDS encoding stage III sporulation protein AE, with protein MQTIYSIFSEPIQSLVYSLLLVAIYILMYLLLLALVPKETVLIEQLFIILFIVVFAQNVVDAFVVLYELIAILQNFFMAILPIMSFMLLTIQTVFTAIAWNPIIILFVQIILFVSTNVTIPALVLALIFDVCTKIYPAISFSKAADFIRSSILSVMIASVVALTSILTLSGAAFIQLNDALKSPIKKLIEQNIPLIGNLIVEGLSFFQKTQSTVSTFVGLSFLTIIWGAAFYPATVLLMHALLFKIIGAIIEPFTNMRMSGLFDDVGKTMFVLCAVAFLLGFAIMFIVLLFIFFMQMSMGGKT; from the coding sequence ATGCAGACAATTTATTCAATTTTTTCAGAACCTATTCAATCGTTAGTGTATTCTTTGCTGCTTGTAGCAATCTATATTTTGATGTATCTACTGCTACTTGCCTTAGTCCCGAAAGAAACCGTGTTAATCGAACAGTTATTTATTATTTTGTTTATCGTAGTATTTGCACAAAATGTTGTCGATGCCTTTGTAGTACTGTATGAGCTCATTGCCATACTGCAAAATTTCTTTATGGCGATTTTGCCGATTATGTCATTTATGCTGTTGACAATTCAAACCGTGTTTACGGCGATTGCATGGAACCCGATTATCATTCTTTTTGTCCAAATCATTTTATTTGTCAGCACAAACGTAACCATACCAGCTCTTGTCCTCGCATTGATATTTGATGTATGTACAAAAATATATCCGGCCATTTCCTTTTCAAAAGCTGCCGATTTTATTCGTTCCTCCATTTTAAGCGTCATGATTGCGTCGGTGGTTGCATTAACCTCGATTTTGACGCTTTCGGGTGCCGCCTTTATTCAGCTCAATGATGCACTAAAATCACCTATAAAAAAATTAATCGAGCAAAATATACCGCTAATCGGCAACTTGATTGTAGAAGGGCTTTCCTTTTTCCAAAAAACCCAGTCAACTGTTTCCACCTTTGTCGGACTGTCCTTTTTAACAATTATTTGGGGGGCGGCTTTTTATCCGGCAACGGTCCTTTTGATGCACGCACTGCTGTTTAAAATTATTGGCGCCATTATTGAACCGTTTACAAATATGCGTATGAGCGGTCTGTTTGATGATGTAGGAAAGACGATGTTTGTTCTATGTGCGGTCGCCTTTTTGCTTGGCTTCGCCATTATGTTTATCGTGCTGTTATTTATTTTCTTTATGCAAATGTCAATGGGGGGAAAAACATGA
- a CDS encoding ABC transporter permease encodes MTSKLLKNFNLLIGLFIVGGLLLIMIVSFFYTPHDVTAMNIAQKLLAPNGTNWFGTDEFGRDIFSRIMKGTQTAFLVGVITVFIGVAFGVLIGGIAGYFGGWTDEILSRFLDALMAFPGIILALMLVAIFGPGIVNTSIALGVIAIPGIARIVRSGFVQQREAEYVLAAKLIGANAPRIMFRHIFPNISSQIIVAATITFATAMLAEAALSYLGLGVQPPDPSWGRMLKDSQSYLTSAPWYVYAPGIAITIMVLGLYMLSNAVRDLLDPRSKQ; translated from the coding sequence TTGACATCTAAACTTTTGAAAAACTTCAATTTGCTCATCGGCTTGTTTATTGTTGGTGGGTTATTACTGATTATGATAGTAAGTTTTTTTTACACGCCGCATGATGTAACGGCAATGAATATTGCACAAAAACTGCTAGCACCAAACGGCACAAATTGGTTCGGTACAGATGAATTCGGCCGCGACATCTTCAGCCGGATTATGAAAGGGACACAAACAGCCTTTTTAGTTGGTGTAATAACAGTTTTTATTGGAGTTGCATTTGGGGTGCTGATTGGAGGCATTGCCGGTTATTTCGGTGGTTGGACGGACGAAATATTAAGCCGTTTTTTAGATGCGCTTATGGCGTTTCCAGGCATTATTTTAGCGTTAATGCTAGTGGCCATTTTTGGCCCGGGTATTGTGAATACATCTATCGCTTTAGGAGTCATTGCAATACCAGGCATTGCCCGCATTGTAAGGAGTGGTTTCGTCCAGCAGCGTGAAGCGGAATACGTTTTAGCGGCAAAGCTCATTGGCGCTAATGCACCGCGAATTATGTTTCGGCATATATTCCCGAACATTTCCTCTCAAATCATTGTTGCGGCAACGATTACATTTGCTACGGCGATGCTGGCGGAAGCGGCACTTAGCTATCTAGGACTTGGTGTGCAGCCACCTGACCCTAGTTGGGGAAGGATGCTGAAAGATTCACAGTCTTATTTGACGAGTGCACCCTGGTATGTCTATGCGCCTGGGATTGCGATCACAATAATGGTATTAGGGCTGTATATGCTAAGTAATGCTGTGCGGGATTTGTTGGACCCGCGATCAAAGCAATGA
- a CDS encoding ABC transporter permease, translated as MLYLLRRFVLLIVTVIFVSFITFGVFQILPGDPVLTMLGTEADPAQIENLRSELGLDLPLYVQYFDWVTGLFTGDLGNSIRFSMPVMDLMLDRLPVTLSLAAITLFIVCAVSLPLGMFAARRQNKLSDLTLSTATQIGMAIPSFWLGMMLIIYVAMNVDFFRISGYIPWSTSITGALSTLLLPAITIAIPQIAINFRYVRTAILEQIRLDYVRTIRSKGIVESIVMYKHVLKNALIPILTVFGLISAEVMAGTIIVEQVFSIPGVGQLLVTAINNRDFPLVQGIVMYITIAVVTINFIIDILYSIIDPRIRIR; from the coding sequence ATGTTGTATTTACTACGCCGCTTCGTCCTCTTAATTGTTACTGTTATCTTTGTATCATTTATTACATTTGGCGTGTTTCAAATTTTGCCTGGAGACCCCGTGCTGACCATGCTTGGTACAGAGGCGGATCCTGCACAGATTGAAAATTTGAGGTCTGAGCTTGGCTTGGACCTCCCGCTATATGTACAATATTTTGACTGGGTGACAGGACTTTTTACAGGGGATTTAGGAAATTCTATTCGATTTTCAATGCCGGTCATGGATTTAATGCTCGATCGACTGCCAGTTACGCTTTCATTAGCAGCAATTACGCTTTTCATCGTTTGTGCAGTGTCGTTACCGCTTGGGATGTTTGCTGCACGCCGTCAAAATAAATTAAGTGACTTAACGCTGTCAACGGCAACGCAAATCGGGATGGCTATTCCATCATTTTGGCTGGGGATGATGCTGATTATTTATGTCGCTATGAATGTTGATTTCTTTAGAATTAGTGGCTACATACCTTGGTCCACAAGTATTACAGGGGCATTAAGTACATTGTTATTACCAGCGATAACGATTGCCATCCCACAAATAGCGATTAATTTCCGCTATGTCCGTACGGCGATTTTGGAGCAAATTCGCCTTGATTATGTTCGGACAATTCGCAGTAAAGGTATTGTTGAAAGCATTGTCATGTACAAGCATGTGCTAAAGAATGCGTTAATCCCGATTTTAACTGTTTTCGGATTGATTTCAGCAGAAGTAATGGCAGGAACAATTATTGTTGAGCAAGTATTTTCAATTCCAGGAGTAGGGCAGTTATTAGTGACGGCAATCAACAACCGCGATTTTCCGCTCGTACAGGGAATCGTCATGTATATTACAATTGCAGTAGTAACAATTAACTTTATCATTGATATTTTATACTCCATTATAGATCCACGAATTCGAATTCGCTAA
- a CDS encoding ABC transporter substrate-binding protein, translating into MALVVVLLAACSEDSDTGSSNETNNSSSGDEAQEIIVRVNDDPDFLDPHKATASISFQMILNMFEGLMAPNTDGSLREALAEKYEVSDDGLEYTFAIRQGVKFHDGSDLTVDDVKYTFDRLMGTNGGEKMKNNFDNVLSTEVVDDKTFKFTLKEPNSNFLYALTALTSGIVPAANDGKHNENPIGTGPFAYEKYSPGTNLVLKKNDNYWRDGLPYLNKVTFNFQSDDQAAIMALLANEVDLTSVPWARIDEVTDEFNTTQQQNNSSLVVTFNEEKEPFNNVKVRQAIAMAINKDDIISSVFNGYAEKLGSNMSPAMGKYHDESLVDVWQFDVEKAKSLLEEAGYADGFSTKITVSSHNGIYGNIAQIVVENLKAIGIDVEIEVVEWGIWLERVYFGRDYEMTAIDLTGRPSAYEVLNDYISTNDGENFFRFNNADFDKVMSEVLLETDQEKQVDYFKQAQSILTEEAAAVYIADYQVIWGSDKAVSGLKSYPFWYHDMSEVKMSN; encoded by the coding sequence ATGGCATTAGTCGTTGTTTTATTGGCAGCCTGTTCAGAAGATTCAGACACCGGTTCTTCGAATGAAACAAACAATAGCTCATCAGGGGACGAGGCGCAAGAAATTATCGTTCGTGTAAATGATGATCCTGATTTTTTAGATCCGCATAAAGCGACTGCTTCGATTTCATTCCAGATGATTTTAAACATGTTCGAAGGATTGATGGCTCCAAATACAGATGGGTCATTGCGCGAGGCATTAGCAGAGAAGTATGAAGTATCGGATGATGGATTAGAGTATACTTTTGCGATCCGTCAAGGTGTAAAATTCCATGATGGTTCAGATTTAACGGTGGACGATGTTAAATATACGTTCGATCGTTTAATGGGGACAAATGGCGGCGAGAAAATGAAAAATAATTTTGATAATGTTCTTTCGACAGAAGTTGTGGACGACAAGACATTTAAATTTACATTAAAAGAGCCGAATTCAAACTTTTTATATGCATTAACCGCATTAACTTCAGGAATTGTACCGGCAGCTAACGACGGCAAACATAATGAAAACCCAATCGGTACAGGGCCATTCGCATACGAAAAATACTCACCGGGTACGAATTTAGTGCTGAAGAAAAACGACAACTACTGGAGAGACGGTTTACCGTATTTAAATAAAGTAACGTTCAATTTCCAGTCGGATGATCAGGCGGCTATTATGGCGCTGCTTGCAAATGAAGTTGATTTAACAAGTGTACCTTGGGCACGTATTGATGAAGTAACCGATGAATTTAATACAACCCAACAGCAGAATAACTCATCGTTAGTTGTTACTTTTAATGAAGAGAAAGAACCTTTTAACAATGTGAAAGTGCGTCAGGCGATCGCAATGGCGATTAATAAGGACGATATTATCAGCTCTGTATTTAACGGATATGCGGAGAAACTTGGCTCAAATATGAGTCCGGCGATGGGGAAATACCATGACGAGTCTCTTGTGGACGTTTGGCAATTCGATGTTGAAAAAGCTAAATCACTCCTTGAAGAAGCAGGATACGCGGATGGCTTCTCTACAAAAATTACGGTTTCATCTCATAACGGAATTTACGGGAATATTGCACAAATCGTTGTTGAAAATTTGAAGGCAATCGGTATTGACGTTGAAATTGAAGTAGTGGAATGGGGCATTTGGCTGGAGCGAGTTTACTTTGGTCGTGATTATGAAATGACGGCAATCGATTTAACAGGGCGCCCATCTGCCTATGAAGTGTTAAATGATTACATTTCAACGAACGATGGAGAAAACTTTTTCCGATTCAACAATGCTGACTTTGATAAGGTGATGAGTGAAGTTCTGCTTGAAACAGATCAGGAAAAGCAAGTGGACTACTTCAAACAGGCGCAAAGTATTTTAACTGAGGAAGCAGCAGCAGTTTATATTGCAGACTATCAAGTAATCTGGGGCTCAGATAAAGCGGTATCCGGTTTGAAGTCGTATCCGTTCTGGTACCATGATATGTCGGAAGTGAAAATGTCAAATTAA
- a CDS encoding P1 family peptidase, which produces MHNNITDVAGITVGHAVDKQGVTGCTVIVSKDGAVCGVDVRGSAPGTRETDALDPINGVEKVHAITLAGGSAFGLEAASGVMKYLAEQQIGLFVEVATVPIVPGAVIFDLLIGSPTAYATKEMGYEAAHNAMTGPFENGNVGVGYGATVGKVAGIEHFMKGGLGSSSIQGTEDLVVGAIVAVNAVGDVREPATHEIIAGSRNHATGEWLDSCALIKQYANVHTTPGANTTIGAIAINAKLTKAEAKKLAQLTHNALAHTIYPVHTMFDGDTIFVLGTGEKRYQLDYLGQLAIEAMEQAIVRAVKDAKRLANVESYESIRI; this is translated from the coding sequence ATGCATAACAATATAACGGATGTAGCAGGAATTACAGTAGGACACGCCGTTGATAAACAAGGTGTGACGGGCTGCACGGTTATCGTATCGAAAGATGGGGCGGTATGTGGAGTTGATGTGCGTGGTTCTGCACCTGGTACGCGTGAGACCGATGCGCTTGATCCTATTAATGGAGTAGAAAAAGTACATGCCATTACATTGGCTGGCGGCAGCGCATTTGGATTGGAAGCCGCTTCAGGTGTAATGAAATATTTGGCTGAGCAGCAAATTGGTTTATTTGTTGAAGTTGCAACTGTACCGATTGTACCAGGCGCGGTTATTTTTGACTTATTGATTGGAAGCCCCACTGCATATGCGACAAAAGAAATGGGCTATGAAGCGGCACACAATGCGATGACTGGTCCTTTTGAAAACGGCAATGTTGGTGTTGGCTATGGAGCGACTGTCGGGAAAGTGGCAGGTATCGAACACTTTATGAAGGGGGGACTTGGCTCGAGCTCTATACAAGGTACCGAAGATTTAGTTGTGGGTGCAATTGTAGCAGTTAATGCTGTTGGTGATGTAAGGGAGCCTGCAACACATGAAATCATAGCAGGCAGTCGTAATCATGCGACAGGTGAATGGCTGGATAGCTGCGCTTTAATAAAGCAATATGCAAATGTCCATACAACGCCAGGTGCCAATACGACAATTGGTGCAATTGCCATTAACGCTAAATTGACAAAAGCAGAAGCGAAAAAGCTTGCGCAGCTGACGCATAATGCACTTGCGCATACGATTTATCCAGTGCATACAATGTTTGATGGAGATACAATTTTTGTACTTGGGACTGGAGAGAAAAGGTATCAACTTGATTATTTAGGACAGCTTGCTATAGAAGCAATGGAGCAGGCGATTGTTCGTGCAGTAAAAGATGCGAAGCGTTTGGCGAATGTTGAAAGTTATGAAAGTATCCGAATATAG